Genomic segment of Drosophila ananassae strain 14024-0371.13 chromosome 2L, ASM1763931v2, whole genome shotgun sequence:
TTATACTTACATAAATAAGTCTCAGTACTTCCATATGCATATACAATAAGTCCTAATATATCCAATAAGTTACTCAATAAGTCTCAAGATGCTATGGAAGATGTGGTTTGTGTTGGATGgatattttaaacattttaaaatgtaatGAAACCAACTTTTCctcaaaaaacgaaaaagcaGTTCATTTTTCTGCAATATAAAGTACTTGACAAGTCACatgtttataaaataaacaataaatgaatataatgCAAAAAAAGCGTGGATATACTGTTTACATTTTCCGTTTAACCTTTACCTTGAAAATCTTGTTTACAGCGAGACAGGaaaataagtttttattaCAAATAAGAAGCGTGGTCTAAGCTTCTTATTTGtaataaaaacttattttCCTGATATGATTTCCTGACTGAAGtcaaagaatattttttgtccTCTGTCCCTTAACCTCTGCAAACTATGCGCAGAAATTAAGCCAGGGCTAGggaatgaataaaatattttcgtttccttggtagCGACTTGcgaatggaaaaaaatttagTCAGTTTTTATTgcttatttaataatatttcctAATTGAAACATTATTCCTTGCAGACGCATCATAAACAGTGGTCTCACCAGTGTTCCGGATTTAACCCACCTGCCCCCCTACAATATTCTGCAAATGATGTGAGTAGAAATTCttaaaactgaaaatatttcattacAAAAATTGTGAAGAATGtaaacttttcttttttgtcaCAGCGATCTCGATAATAATCAAATAACTAGAATAGATTCTAAATCTATTAAAGTAAAAACTGCACAATTGTACGTATAAAATGTTTGTTTCCAATTGTAAACCATTTCAGAGCTCTGACCTTTACAGAATTTTGGCTAACAATGACATTAGTTATGTGGACGACTCGGCCTTCTTCGGGTCGAAGATAGCCAAACTGTGAGTACCTTTTATGCCTATTAACAGCATAACTATAAAATCTAGTGGTTATCATACTCAAATAatgattaatattaattttaatagctCTTTAAAAGAAAACCGAAAGCTAAAGGAGTTGCACACCAATGCTTTTCATGGAATTATTGATATAACAGAATTGTGGGTATTTTTGCATTACCATTTTTTAGGAGCCTAATGATTCTTTTTTCCAGAGATTTGTCCAGTACTTCTATTGTTGAAATGCCCTCGGCGGGACTCCAAACAATTGAAGCTTTGTATATACTTAACACTCATACACTGAAGACGATACCttcaatttataattttagggtgggtaaacaaaatatttaatattcaaagattttatattttttcaaaattttttagaaCCTACAAAGGGCTTACCTTACCCACTCTTTTCATTGTTGTGCTTTTCAATTCCCATCACGGCATGATCCTCTGCGACATGCACAAAGGATGctggaaattgaaaaatggaGGACACAGTGCAATGGTGAACGAAATTCTCGAAGAGAGAGGAATATAGCTAAAAAGATTGAAAGGTAAATTGGCAAGTCAGTTGTTTAGTAACATTAattttaggatttttatttttcacttaGTCAACAGGATGATTTAGGTACGCTTGGTGGTTCAGAAGCATTGTCTGCGGACGTACTTTCTACTCCATTTTCCTCCGTTGACTACATGGCCGATGCGGCCATGAACCTTGGATACTTCCATGAAGAAATAACCATTAATCCGGACGATGAACAATTTGCTGAGTTTTGTGGCAATTTTACATTTAGgtagacaaatattttatttcatatttttattaaaataatacttaAACCCATTTTATGATCTTAGAAAACCCAGTGTGGAGTGCTATCCCATGCCAGATGCGCTTAATCCGTGTGAGGATGTTATGGGCTATCAGTGGCTACGAATTTCGGTATGGGTTGTGGTGGCTCTGGCCGTTGTTGGAAATGTAGCAGTACTGACTGTTAATCTATCAATTAGGTAAATTGAAACATATTTTACTCTTTGGCAAAGTTCCACACAAAGAAACTTTTACAAATCagcttaattttaaaaatcatttcTCTTGAAATCATGAAACCTCACATCattgttttgcatttttggcatttttattgTTGATTATCTATTTTAGGCCAGAAATAACGCCTGTGGCACGCTTTTTAATGTGTCACCTGGCGTTTGCCGACCTGTGTTTGGGCCTCTACCTTTTTTTGGTGGCCTCCATCGATGCTCATTCCATGGGGGAGTACTTCAACTACGCTTACGATTGGCAATACGGTAGGCGTCACTGATTTTGCACGGATGTGCGGATTTggtcatttcattttcatttaattttcttgctttttgtttgttttccaaAGGGTTGGGTTGCAAAGTTGCTGGTTTTCTCACCGTTTTTGCTAGTCATCTGTCGGTGTTCACGTTAACACTGATAACTATCGAACGCTGGGTGGCCATTACCCAGGCCATGTATCTGAATAAACGCATTAGATTGCGCTCTGCGTCCATAATAATGTTAGGTGGTTGGATCTACTCGATGGTCATGTCCTCGCTGCCTTTGTTTGGTATTAGCAATTATTCCTCCACCAGGTTAGCTTTGGACTTAATTATGAACTTAATTATTCCATGAAATGACGCTTCAGAGTATTGCAGTATATGTTTGCCGATGGAAGTTCGTGATACATTCGACACTGTGTATCTGATTGGAATTCTGGGGTGCAACGGAGTGGCCTTCTTCATCATCGCCGTGTGCTATgccaaaatttatttttccttgGGTCGGGAGACGCGTCATGCACGTCAAAACAATCCTGGAGAATTGAGCGTGGCTAAAAAAATGTCCCTTCTGGTAAATGGAAATTCATCActactaaatgaaaatttcaGCGCACCTTCCATGTTTTGACAATTTAAAAGTTACCAGGTTATGtgcaaaagttttttttttcaattaaattttttctcgTTGTTAAGgtgtttacaaattttgcttgTTGGTCACCGATTGCATTTTTTGGATTAACGGCATTGGCAGGCTACCCACTAATCAATGTTACCAACTCCAAAATCTTGCTGGTGTTCTTTTACCCACTGAACTCCTGCGCAGATCCCTATTTGTATGCCATATTAACAGCTCAGTATCGACAGGATCTCTACACTTTATTGAGCAAGTAAGTGCTTTGCCATAATTTGGCctagaatattattttatacttCTTTAATTCAGATTGGGCCTTTGCCGGACGAATGCTGTAAACTCCAAGGATAACTCCTCTGGAATGGGTACAACAAGATTCACTATTCACCGACACTCTTCTCTCACCTGTAGAATACCACCCGCTCTAGAAGTGGAAACCCAGAAAATGTTGACTTATAGCGAAGAATAtgtttaaattgaaattgaagtAGTTTAATACGCTTCTTCCTCCTGTTGTGATATATCTATAAACTAAACCTATTGACTTGGCTCTCTCTTGTTAATGATTTGTTTCAGTATTGTTACCATCCAAGATCGATGTTAATTTGGACCTATAAGATTGTTAAACGATTCCTTGTCATAAATATTTAGTTAACGACTCATAGTTTAGTGTAAATGTACCTTAACTATACCCAATAAGAATGGCCAGTATGATAAACgaaaagttttaaatttattgtaCGGAAATTATGTATACGGAAAATGTTTAAGGAAAATGATTACGGAAAATGTTTTACgcaaaatgtattaaatgtaaattaaaatgtattaaacTTAATACTATTTAAAgggtttgaattttttatttgaaaatgaaaaatttttctcaattttggttatttttgtgttaGATCATGAAACCTTGCTATTGCAGGCttagcatttttttaaatatttatgtatgcATTATATTATTTCCATAAAGCTAGTTAGGATGGTAAATAAGGGTTTCTTTATGTATTTGGATAAATATTCTATCGTACCTTGGAAACTTTTGACTTTGTTGCTTATCAAAAAAATCCATCGCTGAAAGAATAAACCAAAAAGAATTTTCTCGTCTGGGCTTAATCTTTcccaaatattttcctttggTTACAAGGAATTACATGGGTTAAATAGcaagattttttaaaaagcagCCCCGAAAAGGATACCAATAAAAATTTTAGTTCTTACGGATCTTTATCCATATACATCTTTATGTATTGTCTTGTAAccaaaggaaaatatttgtgGAAGACAAAGCCCAAACGAGAAACGAGAAAATTCTATGTATGGACCTATTTTTACCCGATCATCATGTCTAGTGACATGTTTATCCATTAGACATAGCCAAGGAAAACTATATTTTGCGGCGAATTTCGCCATCTTGCTACCAGGACTTTAATGCTTTTACCGAGGTATAAAGAGTATCCTGTTCGTTGGCGCCCGTTTATCTATTTAATGTATGTTTGCAATCCCAGAACTTTGAGGTGAG
This window contains:
- the LOC6505728 gene encoding lutropin-choriogonadotropic hormone receptor isoform X3, giving the protein MKCVLPKFVYRLLLHHLLLTRICWPHGVYATSAVCHDSHNGFNVSPDGNSDLSPDRNPTTMSSGQAPPPTLTLPPWKCCCWNATNQSEEVECRCEGEALTRVPQTLTMAMQRLTIASAGLPRLRATGLKVYAQTLLDVAFTDCLQLELIQDGAFANLKLLRTIYIANAPKLSFLSKDVFSGISDTVEIIRIINSGLTSVPDLTHLPPYNILQMIDLDNNQITRIDSKSIKVKTAQLILANNDISYVDDSAFFGSKIAKLSLKENRKLKELHTNAFHGIIDITELDLSSTSIVEMPSAGLQTIEALYILNTHTLKTIPSIYNFRNLQRAYLTHSFHCCAFQFPSRHDPLRHAQRMLEIEKWRTQCNGERNSRRERNIAKKIESQQDDLGTLGGSEALSADVLSTPFSSVDYMADAAMNLGYFHEEITINPDDEQFAEFCGNFTFRKPSVECYPMPDALNPCEDVMGYQWLRISVWVVVALAVVGNVAVLTVNLSIRPEITPVARFLMCHLAFADLCLGLYLFLVASIDAHSMGEYFNYAYDWQYGVYKFCLLVTDCIFWINGIGRLPTNQCYQLQNLAGVLLPTELLRRSLFVCHINSSVSTGSLHFIEQIGPLPDECCKLQG
- the LOC6505728 gene encoding lutropin-choriogonadotropic hormone receptor isoform X1, producing MKCVLPKFVYRLLLHHLLLTRICWPHGVYATSAVCHDSHNGFNVSPDGNSDLSPDRNPTTMSSGQAPPPTLTLPPWKCCCWNATNQSEEVECRCEGEALTRVPQTLTMAMQRLTIASAGLPRLRATGLKVYAQTLLDVAFTDCLQLELIQDGAFANLKLLRTIYIANAPKLSFLSKDVFSGISDTVEIIRIINSGLTSVPDLTHLPPYNILQMIDLDNNQITRIDSKSIKVKTAQLILANNDISYVDDSAFFGSKIAKLSLKENRKLKELHTNAFHGIIDITELDLSSTSIVEMPSAGLQTIEALYILNTHTLKTIPSIYNFRNLQRAYLTHSFHCCAFQFPSRHDPLRHAQRMLEIEKWRTQCNGERNSRRERNIAKKIESQQDDLGTLGGSEALSADVLSTPFSSVDYMADAAMNLGYFHEEITINPDDEQFAEFCGNFTFRKPSVECYPMPDALNPCEDVMGYQWLRISVWVVVALAVVGNVAVLTVNLSIRPEITPVARFLMCHLAFADLCLGLYLFLVASIDAHSMGEYFNYAYDWQYGLGCKVAGFLTVFASHLSVFTLTLITIERWVAITQAMYLNKRIRLRSASIIMLGGWIYSMVMSSLPLFGISNYSSTSICLPMEVRDTFDTVYLIGILGCNGVAFFIIAVCYAKIYFSLGRETRHARQNNPGELSVAKKMSLLVFTNFACWSPIAFFGLTALAGYPLINVTNSKILLVFFYPLNSCADPYLYAILTAQYRQDLYTLLSKLGLCRTNAVNSKDNSSGMGTTRFTIHRHSSLTCRIPPALEVETQKMLTYSEEYV
- the LOC6505728 gene encoding lutropin-choriogonadotropic hormone receptor isoform X2, whose amino-acid sequence is MKCVLPKFVYRLLLHHLLLTRICWPHGVYATSAVCHDSHNGFNVSPDGNSDLSPDRNPTTMSSGQAPPPTLTLPPWKCCCWNATNQSEEVECRCEGEALTRVPQTLTMAMQRLTIASAGLPRLRATGLKVYAQTLLDVAFTDCLQLELIQDGAFANLKLLRTIYIANAPKLSFLSKDVFSGISDTVEIIRIINSGLTSVPDLTHLPPYNILQMIDLDNNQITRIDSKSIKVKTAQLILANNDISYVDDSAFFGSKIAKLSLKENRKLKELHTNAFHGIIDITELDLSSTSIVEMPSAGLQTIEALYILNTHTLKTIPSIYNFRNLQRAYLTHSFHCCAFQFPSRHDPLRHAQRMLEIEKWRTQCNGERNSRRERNIAKKIESQQDDLGTLGGSEALSADVLSTPFSSVDYMADAAMNLGYFHEEITINPDDEQFAEFCGNFTFRKPSVECYPMPDALNPCEDVMGYQWLRISVWVVVALAVVGNVAVLTVNLSIRPEITPVARFLMCHLAFADLCLGLYLFLVASIDAHSMGEYFNYAYDWQYGLGCKVAGFLTVFASHLSVFTLTLITIERWVAITQAMYLNKRIRLRSASIIMLGGWIYSMVMSSLPLFGISNYSSTRVLQYMFADGSS